The Coccidioides posadasii str. Silveira chromosome 5, complete sequence genome has a segment encoding these proteins:
- a CDS encoding uncharacterized protein (EggNog:ENOG410PXU7) — protein MDMWTQADWNIREARHSPEKPDWTIMKQNGRPVRPSGEAIQYEIEVAFGHVPDESEISSKDKGSEL, from the coding sequence ATGGATATGTGGACTCAAGCCGATTGGAATATTCGCGAAGCCCGTCATTCCCCGGAGAAGCCGGACTGGACAATCATGAAACAAAACGGGCGTCCTGTACGGCCATCTGGAGAGGCAATACAGTATGAGATTGAAGTGGCTTTCGGCCACGTGCCAGATGAATCCGAGATCAGTTCGAAGGACAAGGGATCTGAGCTGTAA
- a CDS encoding uncharacterized protein (EggNog:ENOG410Q5FD): MEAQLALLREQLREERQRRENAEAQALREQRRRESAEALTKPTDLPTFLLKCHTLSLAINVVIDPTQTTKGETANATRRYFPSQIIPWDGFIDEQACIWDRFHQHPSFMLMSQFPSSHQLDYVLTTIRPITAEMDLRYYERDTVENQVQMVVNAVYMDDLLKQAFELAGSVTFESHTNLGASKQSQPVEEGMQHLSIGTNTSTTENSGSRKGKQKLTTDNIPIRGQADRFCVYRRGNGEDVPAIAIEYKAPHKLTCEEIATGLAQEIRPTQGVINKEEDSAEFYSKRLVTVVVTQLFSYMIGKGVQYGYICTGEVFVFLHIPKDPSVVRYAICVPNLDVQVGHEEDFKLTAVAQVVAFTLRALAAPPPPQEWHDAARELGIWPVEYSEILAQTPPGKRLKGRKAPLSAYSGKKSDLPPFHMILRSCRPTENRLGNRSPSPPAPDSPSPANSRSSTRGNQPPVQSRGQRVKSQGQGRSGGQVKKTSMTMQIKDRPYCSQGCLLGLRDGGPLDPSCPNFQDHRGKAPPSRSFLKRIRCQLAVDRGDNADCRPLYKAGSYGALFKVRLSSHGFTLVAKGAMRENLSALLHEREVYDKLRTIQGHHVPVCLGVVRLEPKRPYYYDEGRYTHMLLLSWAGRSISEGLGPMGPSISSMVKCSIRAIHRQGVLHGDAEPRNILWNDINQRLMIVDFGQASIRHPLSSVSPNSSKRRLPKAKVGDAYTVELRTVQASIGAFIRNREV; this comes from the coding sequence ATGGAAGCCCAGCTAGCACTGCTTCGAGAACAGCTTAGAGAGGAGCGACAACGTCGAGAAAATGCAGAAGCTCAAGCATTGAGAGAGCAACGACGACGAGAAAGCGCTGAAGCCCTTACTAAACCTACCGACTTACCAACCTTTCTGTTAAAATGCCACACCCTGTCACTGGCCATCAACGTTGTGATCGACCCTACCCAGACGACAAAGGGAGAGACAGCAAATGCAACTCGACGCTACTTCCCTTCACAAATCATCCCATGGGATGGTTTCATTGATGAGCAAGCCTGCATTTGGGATCGCTTCCATCAGCACCCATCATTTATGTTGATGTCACAATTTCCTTCATCTCATCAGCTGGACTATGTTCTCACAACAATAAGACCCATAACTGCAGAAATGGATCTGCGATACTATGAACGGGATACTGTCGAGAATCAAGTGCAAATGGTGGTGAATGCAGTTTATATGGATGACCTGCTGAAGCAGGCGTTCGAGTTGGCTGGATCAGTGACCTTTGAGAGTCATACAAACTTGGGAGCTTCCAAGCAAAGCCAACCAGTTGAGGAGGGGATGCAACACCTGTCCATTGGCACAAACACATCCACTACGGAAAACTCTGGTTCTAGAAAGGGAAAGCAGAAACTTACTACGGACAATATCCCAATTAGAGGACAAGCTGATAGGTTTTGTGTCTATCGACGAGGCAATGGTGAAGATGTCCCGGCGATTGCTATTGAGTACAAGGCACCACACAAGCTGACTTGTGAGGAGATTGCAACTGGATTGGCCCAGGAGATACGACCTACCCAAGGTGTGATCAACAAGGAAGAAGACTCGGCTGAGTTCTACTCAAAGCGCTTGGTCACTGTGGTTGTCACGCAACTATTCTCATATATGATAGGCAAGGGTGTGCAGTATGGGTACATATGCACTGGAGAGGTGTTTGTCTTCCTTCACATCCCCAAAGATCCATCAGTTGTCAGATATGCGATATGCGTTCCAAATCTAGATGTTCAGGTTGGCCATGAGGAGGATTTCAAGTTAACAGCAGTTGCACAGGTTGTTGCATTTACCTTGCGGGCTTTGGCAGCACCCCCTCCTCCACAGGAATGGCATGATGCCGCAAGGGAGCTTGGCATCTGGCCGGTGGAGTACTCGGAAATTCTAGCGCAAACCCCACCTGGCAAACGGCTGAAAGGCCGCAAGGCTCCTTTGTCCGCATATAGTGGTAAAAAGAGTGACCTTCCCCCGTTTCATATGATCTTGAGATCATGTCGACCGACCGAGAATCGCCTTGGCAATAGATCTCCAAGTCCTCCGGCCCCCGATTCTCCCTCACCTGCCAACAGTAGATCTAGCACTCGCGGAAACCAGCCTCCTGTTCAATCAAGGGGCCAGCGCGTCAAAAGTCAGGGGCAGGGGCGAAGTGGCGGTCAGGTGAAGAAGACGAGCATGACTATGCAGATAAAGGATCGACCGTATTGCTCTCAGGGATGCCTCCTTGGGTTGCGGGACGGAGGACCTCTTGACCCATCATGCCCAAACTTCCAGGATCACCGTGGGAAGGCCCCCCCATCCcgtagtttcttgaaacgTATTCGTTGCCAGCTTGCCGTGGATCGAGGTGACAATGCGGATTGCCGCCCGCTTTATAAGGCAGGGAGCTATGGGGCGCTATTTAAAGTACGGCTTTCCTCCCATGGCTTTACTCTGGTGGCCAAGGGAGCAATGAGGGAAAATCTCAGCGCCCTACTACATGAACGTGAAGTTTATGATAAGCTACGTACCATTCAAGGCCATCATGTCCCTGTCTGTCTTGGTGTTGTGCGGCTGGAACCAAAACGCCCATACTACTATGATGAGGGGAGATACACTCACATGCTCTTGCTCAGCTGGGCAGGAAGATCTATTTCAGAAGGTCTTGGGCCCATGGGTCCATCAATCTCCAGCATGGTTAAATGTTCAATTCGGGCAATTCACCGGCAAGGGGTTCTCCATGGGGATGCCGAACCCCGGAACATTCTATGGAACGATATAAACCAGCGTCTGATGATTGTCGACTTTGGACAGGCTTCGATACGACATCCTTTATCTAGTGTCTCGCCAAATAGTTCGAAAAGAAGGCTTCCTAAGGCAAAGGTTGGGGATGCCTATACTGTTGAACTTAGGACTGTGCAGGCAAGTATTGGAGCTTTTATCCGGAATCGCGAAGTGTGA
- the VPS8_2 gene encoding Vacuolar protein sorting-associated protein 8 (BUSCO:46119at4751~EggNog:ENOG410PG1T~COG:U~BUSCO:226at33183), with amino-acid sequence MGFLGTRRTALVSADDHGMAFSHLATRGMGAVARTVRTTRILGRYPESAVPTGRVRKPSTVLAFSPLPLGNVEQATDSLGLVAMLTPYLLVIVSTTPVAQTQHKSARPREVPAHSAMTAALAWFPAIKLKAKDSGVSNTKLVYCWSNVLTILEVFEMKSTDPADRDKPPSFAFKPFARWRAAEPIVAVQWVSRSVLAVLTITQQLLILEDKSLRVTDSFDLLHKHIYHADLFSRQLQSLVEQLDEEDQSMHGVTADAFYMSFRAYKGRLFLLGFNDVSVGTLSNWADRLLALMEAGDFIGAIRLATSFYIGSSEKLTVGLPEEDDLRHEVVQEKLLEMMSASLRYAFGKNEEAITERLQPLELRSLAEVCISACDAMEDQEFLFDDVYCWYEENGSENVFLDVLEPYIIQGSIRTLPPGAVKSLITHFSTNHSASRLEEIICLLDTSTIDIDQVTTLCKHYNLYDAFIYVWNRAIGDYISPLKELLDLAAHVTSTAVNGNADIQAKTHANALKMFPYLSYILTGRIYPTGDELEEHIASKAKADIYDFLCSGRDSELQEGHSYTYFKHLRTMLMFDTPAFMSMLNEAFEDGFLNDDTGDEEQISARRMRSGFSINRQYLISILLELMGPSSNFTAADTIYLDMFIARNLPKYPQYILLSGSILHQVLVRLCEYPNAEMLDDCQLSAEYLLSTYHPPDILSLIPLFKEAKFFRILKSTYRMERQYPELLRMYLEDREDQELVFTCIYDCLRLGSSLTGKQRRDVHSVIREHAAELAHINVVEAARTIQAVATDLHDVFVESLEPVSSLQYQYLSALLSENKSSVEVSPEKLNHVLVERYIQLMCQYEPSRVAEFADTLKVGDLQLDAILPSIESSGIIDAVVILVAKQGEVGSAMERLIKHFGTLEAGLLGVLQSAEENSDSTFLTKTIIDLIQALEKYTRVGIWLCQQQTKSAQRPYRDIKLSKRGSVFEQPLSFDENLWLMLIEAVVKIAQNISPLLTKDSSVNESIKTASQLEPYVAKPGQLSVSLRTLVQHIFTALLTTTTKSGRMPADKPDLSFLRILRAFLTRAASASPSLSELRAVIASILSAYGYEESLLSLTNSMLDKDLFVHVDEITKLRQRGWRARGQVCEICRRRVWGPGSGGHIWEAWEVRQEVDAKRKQDRTIKESRDRDLTSRGKGKALATPPATIGPATGHDGDSRVEEPQGGGGVGRGPVVVFGCRHLYHRSCLTDETERRRQHGPSSLSRKGSRHLHAGIGSPELSCLLCTGCQ; translated from the coding sequence ATGGGCTTCTTAGGAACCCGTCGCACCGCCTTGGTCTCGGCTGATGATCACGGAATGGCGTTCTCGCATCTGGCAACCCGGGGGATGGGAGCAGTCGCCCGTACAGTCAGGACCACAAGAATACTGGGCCGGTACCCTGAGAGTGCTGTGCCCACTGGCCGTGTAAGGAAGCCTAGCACTGTGCTTGCATTTTCCCCTCTTCCCTTAGGGAACGTCGAGCAGGCCACGGACTCTTTAGGCCTTGTGGCAATGCTCACCCCTTATCTTCTCGTGATTGTTTCTACAACGCCAGTTGCCCAAACCCAACATAAGTCGGCGCGCCCCAGGGAAGTCCCTGCTCACAGTGCCATGACGGCTGCGCTGGCTTGGTTCCCTGCAATAAAGTTGAAAGCAAAGGATTCAGGAGTTTCTAATACCAAGCTGGTATACTGCTGGTCCAATGTTCTGACGATCCTAGAGGTTTTCGAGATGAAATCCACAGATCCCGCGGATAGAGATAAGCCTCCCAGCTTTGCGTTTAAGCCGTTCGCTCGGTGGAGGGCTGCTGAACCAATCGTTGCAGTACAATGGGTAAGCCGCTCGGTTTTGGCAGTCCTGACAATAACGCAACAACTCCTCATCTTGGAAGACAAGTCACTGCGTGTGACGGATTCTTTTGACTTATTACACAAGCATATTTATCATGCGGACCTTTTCTCTAGACAGCTTCAGAGCCTCGTAGAGCAATTGGACGAGGAGGATCAATCGATGCATGGAGTAACAGCAGACGCTTTTTATATGAGCTTCAGGGCTTATAAAGGACGACTCTTCCTTTTAGGATTTAATGATGTTTCTGTTGGCACGTTGTCCAACTGGGCCGACAGACTTCTGGCCCTGATGGAAGCCGGCGATTTTATCGGCGCTATTCGTCTTGCCACGTCCTTTTATATCGGAAGCTCCGAGAAGCTCACCGTTGGCTTACCGGAGGAAGATGATCTTAGACATGAGGTGGTGCAGGAAAAACTTTTGGAAATGATGAGCGCTTCACTGCGATATGCATTTGgcaaaaatgaagaagcgaTCACAGAGCGCCTCCAGCCCCTTGAACTTCGGAGCCTTGCTGAGGTGTGCATCTCAGCATGTGATGCTATGGAAGATCAAGAGTTTTTATTCGACGACGTGTATTGCTGGTACGAGGAAAACGGGTCAGAAAATGTTTTCCTCGACGTCCTTGAACCGTACATAATACAAGGCTCAATTCGAACATTACCGCCGGGAGCTGTCAAGTCTTTGATTACGCATTTCTCTACGAACCATTCGGCTAGCCGCTTAGAAGAGATTATTTGTCTTCTTGATACGAGCACCATTGATATTGACCAAGTTACTACCTTGTGCAAGCACTATAACCTTTATGATGCCTTCATTTATGTATGGAACCGTGCCATTGGTGATTACATCTCGCCTCTAAAAGAATTGCTGGATTTGGCTGCGCATGTTACTTCCACCGCCGTCAATGGCAACGCCGATATCCAAGCGAAAACCCATGCAAACGCCTTGAAAATGTTCCCTTACTTATCCTATATCCTGACGGGTCGAATATATCCAACCGGCGACGAACTAGAAGAACATATAGCGTCGAAAGCAAAAGCGGATATTTATGACTTTTTATGCTCTGGAAGGGATTCTGAGTTGCAGGAAGGTCATTCCTATACTTATTTCAAACACCTTCGAACGATGTTGATGTTTGATACCCCGGCATTCATGAGTATGTTGAATGAAGCTTTTGAGGACGGCTTTTTAAACGACGATACAGGAGATGAGGAGCAAATATCTGCAAGGCGTATGCGCAGTGGCTTCTCAATTAATCGCCAATATTTAATCAGCATCCTTCTTGAACTTATGGGCCCTTCTTCAAACTTTACGGCAGCCGACACTATTTATCTGGACATGTTTATCGCTCGCAATCTCCCGAAATACCCCCAATACATTCTACTTTCTGGTTCAATCCTGCATCAGGTCCTTGTCAGACTATGTGAATACCCCAATGCAGAGATGTTGGACGATTGTCAACTCAGCGCGGAGTATCTACTTTCGACATACCACCCTCCTGACATACTGAGTTTGATACCTCTTTTCAAGGAAGCAAAGTTTTTCCGAATATTAAAATCCACCTATCGCATGGAAAGGCAGTACCCGGAATTGTTGCGGATGTACTTGGAGGATAGAGAGGATCAAGAACTCGTCTTCACTTGCATCTATGATTGTCTTCGATTGGGATCTTCGTTGACGGGGAAACAGCGTCGTGATGTGCATTCTGTCATTAGAGAGCACGCTGCTGAATTGGCACATATAAATGTCGTTGAAGCAGCTCGCACAATTCAAGCTGTGGCTACCGACTTGCATGACGTTTTCGTTGAATCTCTTGAGCCAGTATCCAGTCTGCAGTATCAGTATTTGAGCGCCTTATTATCAGAGAACAAAAGCAGCGTCGAGGTCAGCCCAGAAAAACTCAATCATGTATTGGTTGAGCGATACATTCAGTTGATGTGTCAGTATGAACCGTCGCGCGTTGCAGAGTTCGCAGACACTTTGAAAGTCGGAGATTTACAGCTGGACGCCATTCTACCTTCAATTGAAAGCAGCGGAATCATCGATGCTGTGGTGATTCTTGTTGCTAAACAAGGGGAAGTTGGTAGTGCTATGGAAAGATTAATCAAACACTTCGGGACTCTCGAAGCCGGCTTATTAGGAGTCCTTCAAAGTGCTGAGGAAAACTCCGACTCCACATTCTTGACTAAAACTATCATTGATCTCATTCAGGCACTTGAAAAGTATACTCGAGTCGGAATTTGGCTATGTCAGCAGCAGACGAAATCTGCACAAAGACCCTATAGGGACATAAAGCTCAGCAAGAGAGGATCCGTATTTGAACAGCCATTGTCCTTTGATGAAAACTTGTGGCTCATGCTGATTGAAGCTGTCGTCAAGATCGCTCAAAATATCTCCCCGTTGCTAACAAAAGACTCTTCGGTAAATGAAAGTATCAAAACCGCTTCTCAATTGGAACCATATGTGGCTAAACCTGGACAACTCTCCGTTTCCCTTAGGACCTTAGTACAGCATATATTTACGGCATTATTAACCACGACGACTAAATCCGGGCGCATGCCTGCCGACAAGCCGGATCTGTCGTTTCTACGTATACTCCGTGCATTCCTGACACGCGCTGCCTCTGCCTCCCCTTCTTTATCTGAACTGCGGGCGGTAATCGCGTCCATATTATCTGCTTATGGTTACGAGGAGTCGTTGCTCTCTCTCACGAATTCGATGCTAGATAAGGATCTTTTTGTTCACGTGGATGAAATCACAAAACTGAGGCAACGAGGATGGAGGGCGAGGGGCCAGGTATGCGAGATTTGTCGGCGGCGAGTGTGGGGCCCCGGCTCGGGAGGTCACATATGGGAAGCTTGGGAGGTTAGGCAAGAAGTAGATGCGAAGCGGAAGCAGGATAGGACGATTAAGGAGAGTCGTGATCGCGACTTAACCTCGAGAGGGAAGGGGAAGGCTCTGGCTACGCCGCCAGCTACCATCGGTCCTGCAACAGGACATGATGGCGACAGCAGAGTTGAAGAGCCCCAGGGCGGCGGTGGGGTTGGCCGGGGTCCCGTGGTTGTGTTTGGTTGTAGACATCTCTATCATCGCTCTTGTCTGACGGATGAGACTGAACGACGGAGACAGCATGGTCCGTCTTCGTTGTCTAGGAAGGGAAGTCGACACCTTCATGCTGGGATTGGAAGTCCCGAATTGTCTTGTCTACTATGTACAGGGTGTCAATAG
- the VPS8_1 gene encoding Vacuolar protein sorting-associated protein 8 (EggNog:ENOG410PG1T~COG:U): MSSMTERGGDDAARDDVIDLHDEEEQQTLAVNGREHAQTSPIEDQDAFDEFVTPDDPISIAVTKEEDDGAASQQNGNVAGSPGISIRGAGSIDDAGSVPDDTPSIQGSIQSSPSSALGYRPPSSLGRSPHRPFDLRFQTRLSVSFPGSSRSISPSLLQQHSRQSSFASHIRTDTPDLLEEASQTPWEVVRWTKLRKLSGQVLSETGKRNFGRPTCMAVSTHIVLGTTKGIILVFDYQQNLKTIIGPGTKGMP, from the exons ATGAGCTCCATGACCGAAAGGGGTGGTGATGATGCAGCCCGCGACGATGTGATAGACCTACATGATgaggaagagcagcagaCGCTGGCTGTCAATGGCCGGGAGCATGCACAGACGTCTCCAATTGAAGACCAAGACGCGTTCGACGAATTTGTCACACCCGACGATCCGATATCGATAGCGGTTACGAAGGAGGAAGACGATGGCGCTGCGTCACAGCAAAATGGAAACGTCGCTGGTTCACCTGGGATTTCCATCCGGGGCGCCGGGAGCATCGACGACGCGGGCTCCGTCCCAGACGACACCCCATCAATCCAA GGTTCCATCCAATCCTCTCCGAGTAGCGCGCTGGGTTATCGTCCGCCCTCCAGCTTGGGACGTAGCCCTCACCGTCCGTTTGACCTCCGGTTTCAAACACGTCTTTCCGTTTCGTTTCCTGGTTCCTCTCGGTCGATATCACCTTCACTTCTTCAACAACACTCGCGCCAGTCTTCCTTTGCCAGCCACATCCGGACGGATACGCCTGACCTGTTGGAAGAAGCGTCACAGACTCCGTGGGAGGTTGTGCGATGGACCAAGCTCAGAAAGCTGTCAGGTCAAGTCCTCTCCGAGACAGGAAAACGGAATTTTGGACGTCCAACCTGCATGGCGGTTTCTACGCACATAGTTTTGGGGACGACGAAAGGAATCATACTGGTGTTCGACTATCAGCAGAATCTAAAGACGATAATCGGACCTGGAACAAAAGGCATGCCGTGA